The Epinephelus lanceolatus isolate andai-2023 chromosome 8, ASM4190304v1, whole genome shotgun sequence genome includes a window with the following:
- the ptpn18 gene encoding tyrosine-protein phosphatase non-receptor type 18, whose protein sequence is MEPLPSLLSTLKTVDPGTLDQEYSVVRSQTSALKKDPSFSTESGALKENIKKNRYKDILPYDQSRVVVSLLTADSDSDYINASFIKGVSSDKRYIASQGPLSSTLTDFWRMIWQYDVKVIVMACRKVEMGKKKCECYWSAPHQSDAFGPFTVHNQGETHPNEDVVVRELSVSYQQVSRSVTQYQFLSWPDHDVPYEAAGVLDLLERVRNSQGTHTSPLLIHCSAGCGRTGVICALDYIHDLLVTERINTTDFSIMQIVLELRRQRPSAVQTKEQYQFIYTAATCMLERVLQSAGGRQLYSNLSQLKTPEKKTTRTPLSSSKSASQQADMSDTYAVVNKSKHPPPSDPAYSVVATPRSSRSLPSTHHYDNDVAGASAAPVYSTVRPRAKPPNLMLSAMPIYDTATPTNHMLGEGPPSLSNSGDYHLLPADHVSPADDDYEDFSSSATDMSGLCSPGGIGFNCRVQKPRGPRDPPAEWSRLER, encoded by the exons ATGGAGCCGCTGCCGTCCCTGCTGTCCACTCTGAAGACTGTGGATCCTGGGACTCTGGATCAGGAGTACAGT gtggTGCGTTCACAGACCTCTGCACTAAAGAAAGATCCCAGTTTCAGCACAGAGTCTGGAGCTCTGAAGGAAAACATCAAGAAGAACAGATACAAAGACATTTTGCCAT atgaccAGTCCCGTGTGGTGGTGTCTCTGCTGACCgcagactctgactctgattaCATCAATGCCAGCTTCATCAAG GGGGTGTCATCAGACAAACGGTACATTGCCTCTCAGGGTCCCCTCAGCTCCACCCTGACTGACTTCTGGAGGATGATCTGGCAGTATGATGTCaag gtgatAGTCATGGCCTGCAGGAAAGTAGAGATGGGAAAG AAGAAGTGTGAGTGTTACTGGTCTGCACCTCATCAGTCTGATGCGTTTGGACCGTTCACTGTGCACAAc CAGGGGGAGACACATCCTAACGAAGACGTGGTGGTCAGAGAGCTGTCCGTCTCATACCAGCAG gtcAGCCGTTCAGTGACTCAGTATCAGTTCCTGTCGTGGCCGGATCACGACGTACCGTACGAGGCTGCAGGAGTCCTGGACCTGCTGGAGAGAGTCAGGAACAGTCAGGGAACACACACCTCGCCTCTGCTGATACactgcag cGCAGGCTGTGGGAGGACAGGAGTCATCTGTGCTCTCGACTACATCCATGACCTGCTGGTTACCGAG cGGATCAACACGACAGACTTCAGCATCATGCAGATCGTCCTGGAGCTTCGGAGACAGAGACCGTCTGCGGTCCAAACCAAA gaGCAGTATCAGTTCATCTACACGGCAGCCACCTGCATGTTGGAGCGAGTCCTGCAGTCAGCCGGCGGCCGTCAGCTCTACAGCAACCTGTCGCAG CTGAAAACGCCTGAGAAGAAAACGACAAGAacacctctgtcctcctccaagag CGCGTCACAGCAGGCTGACATGAGCGACACGTACGCCGTGGTCAACAAGTCCAAACATCCTCCCCCATCAGACCCCGCCTACTCTGTTGTAGCCACGCCCAGATCCAGCAG GTCGCTGCCTTCGACACATCACTATGACAACGATGTTGCAGGAGCATCAGCAGCGCCCGTCTACAGCACCGTCCGACCTCGAGCCAAACCTCCCAACCTGATGCTCTCTGCCATGCCCATCTATGACACTGCAACACCAACCAATCACATGCTGGGGGAGGGGCCTCCGTCACTAAGCAACAGTGGAGACTATCACCTGCTGCCAG CTGATCATGTTTCACCTGCTGATGATGATTATGAAGATTTCTCCTCTTCAGCCACAGACATGAGCGGCCTCTGCTCACCTGGAGGGATCG GGTTCAACTGTCGCGTTCAGAAGCCCAGAGGACCCAGAGATCCTCCAGCTGAGTGGAGCCGACTGGAGAGATGA